In Vitis vinifera cultivar Pinot Noir 40024 chromosome 11, ASM3070453v1, a genomic segment contains:
- the LOC104880693 gene encoding uncharacterized protein LOC104880693 — translation MEMEDPHTNPSPSSLKDRLKSSLCLSCCFRTNPRQNLESDEKSIKPSCVWLKSRAQDLPEIKEKLVSQFRGRRHSSQFRYDPLSYSLNFDQGIDENHVDQIQFRNFAARLPPTPPRTVEPVMVDSREVRVVS, via the coding sequence ATGGAGATGGAAGACCCACACACTAACCCGTCGCCTTCTTCTCTCAAAGACAGGCTCAAGTCTTCCCTCTGTCTCTCATGTTGCTTCCGCACAAACCCTCGCCAGAACCTGGAATCCGACGAGAAGTCCATCAAACCTTCCTGCGTTTGGCTCAAGTCCAGAGCCCAGGACCTGCCGGAGATCAAAGAGAAGTTGGTCTCCCAATTCCGAGGCCGCCGCCACTCCTCGCAGTTCAGGTACGACCCTCTCAGCTACTCTCTCAATTTCGACCAAGGCATCGACGAGAACCACGTCGATCAGATTCAATTCAGGAACTTTGCCGCCAGATTGCCGCCGACGCCGCCGCGGACGGTGGAGCCGGTGATGGTTGATTCCAGAGAAGTGCGTGTAGTTAGTTAG